One genomic region from Amaranthus tricolor cultivar Red isolate AtriRed21 chromosome 12, ASM2621246v1, whole genome shotgun sequence encodes:
- the LOC130828460 gene encoding calcium-transporting ATPase 12, plasma membrane-type-like: MDLHQTSPSTIDIHDDMNHSSASMIPKNQKHWNLLKFTIFNKKLLHRNTQQLRNRSAVGRSSSYISIEVPNSEPSVQEITHDPKQLTSMIREKNLEYLSELDGVEGIALRLKTNTKTGLSSNDTDDLFHRKTLYGCNVFQTPSKKKFTSFIIEALKGIPSIIQLVYAIVSLAYGIKVQGKEQGWYEGFSNLISYVVSFFIQLIVMFKNSQVMEKHFKKFGDIPVVQALRDGSRQQISIFDVVVGDVIFLQSGDYILADGLFLDGKSLKLLDMVEQVERENPFLLCGSKVVDGYGRMLVTSVGNLDNPNSNMPLLQLQVSLKKYAFKLFLVGLIFASLLVLDLVIWYFTGRTKDNNGNREFKGKKTKFSEVMVAFAKIICAAFPILVIALSESLPLAVTLFLSCSMKEMSNQKILIRNLSSWDYMGSLTVICTDKSGIIKPGEMSVFEFWVGTKKVEKPPFKEKVGVLELLHEAVGLNTSCGVYQSSCTENSEKFGCSIEKAILKWGISDLGVNMDELNRNFEVLRVDSFDSVKRQSGILIRKKIGGVEIQHYKGEAEVILDKCSTYFDQKGKPVAMTERDQKIFRGIIEDMREKRSLTCIAFAQKEKEQGDNEKGLTLLGVIGLRNLLQPNVLEALGSCREAGVSVKLITGDNYLTAKAIAKECGILNSFDDISETVITGIEFRNYSDDKRLEKVDSIKVMASASPEDKLLMIQCLKQKDHVVAINCGGTNNTRALDIAHVGLLMGTNSASFIMVGSYNIVIVDGNFRSIVTILNWGRCMFANIQHVIQVQVIILAVGFLCSFIVAITSGNAVPLLWGNMMVDTMVALSLATEKPSYKEDLMRKTPKKFFVGKEIGKNIIGQTLYQLAVLLTLQFIGKSILGVNDGVRNTLIFNCFVLCQLFNDVTARKLKKNICACILENKLFWGTVGITVTFQIVLVELLCKLLNTRRLSGGQWAACIVIAVLSWLVGRLVKSLIPVSET, encoded by the coding sequence ATGGATTTACATCAAACTAGTCCTTCAACAATTGATATCCATGATGATATGAATCACTCTTCAGCTTCCATGATacccaaaaatcaaaaacactGGAATCTCTTAAAGTTTACAATTTTCAACAAAAAACTACTTCACAGAAACACCCAGCAGCTCAGAAACAGATCAGCAGTTGGTCGTTCATCATCTTATATTTCCATTGAAGTCCCTAATTCTGAACCTTCTGTTCAAGAGATTACCCATGATCCAAAACAGCTCACTTCTATGATTAGGGAAAAAAACCTTGAATATCTCTCTGAACTTGATGGTGTAGAGGGTATTGCTTTGCGACTAAAAACCAACACGAAAACTGGTCTTAGTAGCAACGATACTGATGATCTTTTTCATCGAAAGACTCTGTATGGATGCAATGTTTTCCAGACTCCATCCAAAAAAAAGTTCACAAGCTTCATCATTGAAGCCCTCAAAGGCATACCTAGCATCATACAACTGGTCTATGCCATTGTCTCATTAGCATATGGCATCAAGGTCCAAGGAAAGGAGCAAGGGTGGTATGAGGGATTTAGTAACCTCATCTCCTACGTTGTCAGTTTTTTCATCCAACTCATTGTTATGTTCAAGAACAGTCAAGTAATGGAGAAGCACTTCAAGAAGTTTGGAGACATACCCGTTGTCCAGGCACTTAGAGATGGCTCTCGCCAACAGATCTCCATTTTTGACGTTGTTGTTGGGGATGTCATCTTCTTGCAATCCGGAGATTACATCCTGGCTGATGGGCTATTTTTGGATGGGAAATCATTGAAATTACTGGACATGGTTGAGCAAGTTGAGAGAGAAAATCCTTTTTTATTGTGTGGTTCAAAGGTAGTAGATGGATATGGAAGGATGTTGGTTACTTCTGTAGGAAACCTTGATAACCCAAATAGTAATATGCCATTATTGCAATTACAAGTTAGCCTTAAAAAATATGCTTTTAAACTCTTTTTGGTAGGGCTAATTTTTGCATCATTGCTTGTTCTAGATTTGGTGATTTGGTATTTTACAGGaagaacaaaagacaataatggAAATCGGGAATTCAAGGGAAAGAAAACTAAATTCAGTGAGGTGATGGTTGCTTTTGCGAAGATCATATGTGCAGCTTTTCCTATTTTAGTGATAGCACTTTCTGAAAGTCTCCCTTTGGCTGTAACCTTATTTTTGTCTTGTTCAATGAAGGAAATGTCAAACCAAAAAATCCTAATCAGAAACCTTTCTAGTTGGGATTATATGGGGTCACTTACTGTCATATGCACAGATAAAAGTGGCATCATTAAACCAGGTGAAATGAGTGTTTTTGAATTCTGGGTTGGCACAAAGAAAGTTGAAAAGCCACCTTTCAAAGAAAAAGTGGGTGTTCTTGAGTTGCTCCATGAGGCTGTTGGTCTGAACACAAGCTGTGGTGTCTACCAATCATCATGCACTGAAAACTCTGAAAAGTTTGGGTGCTCCATTGAAAAGGCAATCCTGAAATGGGGCATATCTGATTTAGGGGTGAACATGGACGAACTAAACAGGAATTTTGAGGTTTTGAGAGTAGATTCTTTTGACTCTGTGAAAAGACAAAGTGGGATTTTGATAAGGAAAAAGATAGGTGGCGTTGAGATACAACATTATAAAGGAGAAGCTGAGGTTATATTAGATAAGTGTTCAACTTACTTTGATCAGAAAGGGAAACCAGTAGCTATGACAGAAAGAGATCAGAAGATTTTCAGAGGCATTATCGAAGACATGAGAGAAAAAAGAAGCCTTACATGCATTGCTTTTGCTCAGAAAGAAAAAGAGCAGGGAGATAATGAAAAGGGTTTAACCTTGCTAGGGGTAATAGGTCTGAGAAACCTTTTACAACCTAATGTACTAGAAGCATTAGGATCATGCAGGGAAGCAGGGGTTTCTGTGAAATTAATAACTGGAGATAATTATTTAACAGCAAAAGCAATTGCTAAAGAATGTGGAATCCTCAACTCATTTGATGACATATCAGAAACTGTGATAACGGGTATTGAGTTCAGAAACTACTCCGACGACAAAAGACTTGAGAAAGTAGACAGTATTAAAGTAATGGCAAGTGCATCCCCAGAAGACAAGCTCCTGATGATACAGTGTCTGAAGCAGAAAGATCATGTAGTTGCCATCAATTGTGGTGGAACAAACAACACTCGGGCACTAGATATAGCTCATGTAGGCTTATTAATGGGTACCAACAGTGCTAGTTTTATTATGGTAGGGAGTTACAACATAGTGATTGTAGACGGAAACTTTAGGTCTATAGTAACCATCTTGAACTGGGGGCGGTGTATGTTTGCCAATATTCAACATGTGATTCAAGTGCAGGTCATAATACTAGCCGTTGGCTTCCTTTGCAGCTTCATTGTTGCAATTACATCAGGAAATGCTGTACCACTTCTGTGGGGAAACATGATGGTGGATACAATGGTTGCATTAAGCTTGGCTACAGAAAAACCCTCTTACAAGGAAGATCTCATGAGGAAGACACCCAAGAAATTTTTTGTTGGAAAGGAAATAGGGAAAAACATAATTGGCCAAACCCTGTATCAATTAGCTGTCTTGCTAACGTTACAGTTTATTGGGAAGTCCATCTTGGGGGTGAATGATGGTGTTAGAAACACACTCATTTTCAACTGTTTTGTGCTCTGCCAACTATTCAACGACGTGACTGCTAGAAAGTTGAAGAAAAATATATGTGCATGTATTCTTGAAAACAAATTGTTTTGGGGAACTGTGGGAATAACTGTTACTTTTCAGATAGTTTTGGTGGAGCTTCTCTGTAAATTGCTTAATACTAGAAGATTGAGTGGTGGGCAGTGGGCTGCATGCATTGTAATTGCTGTCCTCAGCTGGCTTGTTGGTCGGCTGGTAAAATCTCTAATTCCTGTTTCGGAGACTTAA